A stretch of DNA from Longimicrobium sp.:
TGCGCACGGAGGTGTTTTCGCACCTTCAGCGGCTGTCTCTGCGCTACTTCGACCGCAACCCCGTCGGCCGGCTCATGACGCGCGTGACCAACGACGTCGAGCAGCTGAACGAGGCGTTCTCGTCCGGCCTGGTCACCGTGTTCGGCGACGTGTTCACCGTGCTCTTCATCCTGGGGCTGATGCTTCAGCTGAACTGGCGGCTTGCGCTGGTGTCCTTCACGGTGCTGCCGCTGGTGGCGGTGACCACCTTCACATTCCGCTCGCTGATCCGCACGGCGTACCGCGACATCCGGGTGCGGCTGGCGCGCATCAACGCCTTTACGCAGGAGCACGTGTCCGGCTTGCGCGTGGTGCAGCTCTTCGGGCGCGAGCGGCCGGTGATGGAGAACTTCAAGCAGGTGAACGCCGACCATCTGGAGGCCCACCTGCGCTCCATCACCTACTACGCCCTGTTCTTTCCCGTCATCGAGGTGCTGACGGCCGTGGCCCTGGCGCTGATCCTGTGGTACGGCGGCGGCGAGACCATCCAGGGCGCCATGACGGTGGGCGTGGTGGCGGCCTTCCTCCAGTACACGCGCCGCTTCTTCCGCCCCATCCAGGACCTGTCGGAAAAGTACAACATTCTGCAGGGCGCCATGGCGGCGTCGGAGCGCATCTTCGAGCTTCTGGATACCGAGCCGGAGGTGCGCGACGCGGCCGAGCCCCTTCGGCTGCCGGAGCCGGGGCGGGGCGAGATCGAGTTCCGCGACGTCTGGTTCCGTTACGACGACGACGGCGAGTGGGTTCTGCGGGGGGTGAGCTTCGTGGCGCGGCCGGGGGAGCGTGTGGCCATCGTGGGCGCCACCGGGGCGGGAAAGAGCACCATCATCTCGCTGCTGATGAGGTTCTACGAGCCCAGCCGCGGCGAGGTACGGTTCGACGGCGTGCCCATCCACCGGGTACCCGTGGCCGAGCTGCGCGGGCGCATTTCGCTGGTGCTCCAGGACGTGTTCCTGTTCAGCGAGGACGTGGCGTCCAACATCCGCCTGGGCGACGGGGGGATCAGCGACGAGGCGGTGCGCCAGGCGGCGGTTCGCGTGGGCGCCGACCGGTTCGTGCAGCGGCTGCCCGGTGGGTACGCGCAGCCGCTGGGGGAGCGCGGGCTTTCGCTGAGCGTCGGCGAGCGGCAGCTGGTGTCGTTCGCGCGGGCCCTGGCGTTCGAGCCGCTGGTGCTGGTGCTGGACGAGGCCACCAGCTCAGTGGATTCGGAACTGGAGGCGCAGATCGACGAGGCCCTTGCGGAGCTGATGCGCGGGCGCACCTCGCTGGTGATCGCCCATCGCCTGTCCACCGTTCAGAGCGCCGACCAGATCCTGGTGCTTCACCACGGCGAGCTTCGCGAGCGCGGCACGCATGGCGAGCTGCTGCGGCGCGGCGGGCTGTACGCGCGGCTGCACGAGCTGCAGTTCGTGCGGTCCCAAGGCGGGTGAATCCCCGGTTCAGGGTCGGCGCGCATCGGGTGTCATCCCGAGGAAGCGGCCACGCCAAACTGGCCCGCGCTCCGCAGTCCGCAGCGACCGAGGGATCCGCCACACACTCCGGGTGCGCCTGATCCCGCCGCGCACCGCAGGCGGAGTCGGTCCAGGCGCGCGTCCGATCCAGGGGCGGGTGAACCCGCGTACCTGCTCTGCCCTTATCTCCCCGGAGGCACACATGATCCTCAGGAAGAAACTCGCACTCGCCGCTGTTGCCCTGGTGGTGGGTGCGTGCTCGGCGCATCCGACCGATGCCGAGCCAGCCGCGAGCGTGACGAAGATCCAGCAAAGTACGTCCACGCTGCCGGATACTTCTTCTGCCGAAGCGACGAGCACGTCGTCCAGCGATGGCGATGGCCGGACCGGAAACCTGTTCGGGTCAGGAACCTGATTGCGTGAGGGTGAGCATGTCGTGCGCCAAAGCACGGGCGGACCCGCCTCCTTTCAGCCGAGTGTCAAGCGAAGCCGTTGTGCGCGTAGCACGATGTGCTACGATTCAGTCGGTTTCCTACTTCCTTCGGAGGCACGATGGTTCGCGAGATCATTCTCCGCCAAGCTGGTGGGTCGGTTACGGCGACGTTGCCCAAAGACATGGCCGATCGTCTTCATGTGGGTGCAGGAGACAAGGTCTATGCGATCGAGACTGAACGCGGAGTCCTGCTTACCCCGTACGACCCCGACGACGCGATGCAGGCGTTCGAGGAAGTACGACGCCAGTACCGGAACACGCTGAGGAAACTGGCCGAGTGAGCCTATGATGGAGCCCCCGTGGGCTCTCCCGGCTGATCGCGAACGTAATGCACTTGGAGATGTTCCGGGAGCATGGCGGAGCACCGGGTGTGCGGCAGGGGGGTGAGGACCTGATCGAGTCCGCGCTGGCCCGCCCCACAGCACCGGCTCGCCTACTCGCCGGAGTCGGATTTGCCCGCGCTCGCCGAAGCGTATCTCACAGGGCTGGCAAAGAACATGGGTACGTTTACGGAAACAACCGAGTGGCCTTTGCAAGCGCTGCGACCTTTCTCCGGCTGAACGGGTCGCGGCTCACGGCATCAGAGCCGGAGGCATACGATGCAGTCATCGGACTGGTCGAGGGGCGGTATTCGGAAGAGCAGATCGCCGCGTGGATTCGAAGCCAGTCCGAGTCCGTTCGCTGAGCGCATCGCGACACAAGGGTCAGGCGCGTGCGGGGTCGGCTCGCAAGCATTTCGTCCGGCTGAAAACATGCCCGGCCCCCCGCAGTTCCTGCAGCCGATTGTTAGGCCGCCTCCCGGGTCAGGTCCCAGCGTTTTTTATGAGGCGCCGCGAACTCTCCAAGCCCTGCCCCGCATCTGGCTGGTGCTGTTTACGATCAGCTGGGGTGCGGGAGCTGGGTCGCACGTCTTCATTTTACGGGCTTCACTTCTTCAGCGAACCGTCGATGACTCCGGCGGTGCTCGCTCCAGAGAGATCCGAGGGCAGCCGCCGCCAAAGGCCCAGCCAAGGTGCCCGCGTGCGAGTTGTGAAGTGCGGATACCGGCCAGGCCACCTCAAAGACGATCGTGAGGAGAAGGCCGGTAAGCACGACGTAATCGATACCTCGATTCGCCAGAGGCCGGAAGTACATGATGCTTGCATACACCAGGAACGCGATCACCCATACGACAACGAATGCTGCTGAGCGCGTGGGGGCGGTGAGGTGTGCAGGGTCACCGAAAACGGACCGGGCGAAGGTGGCGACGAGGAGACCCACACACCAGTAGATGCGAGAGATTGGGAGTTGTCGATCCAAGGTAAACACTCGGTTGATGAGTTCGAACGAGCGAGACACTTACGTCCGCTGGACTCCCGTGCGACGGCCGTGAAGTTTGCCAGAACGCCTAACGACTAAGCTAACTGGCGTCGGTAGACGTCCCAGTTGAGCGGCTGTTCATGTCAACTGACTCAAACCGATTACCGCTCCACTTTCGTTATTATCCGTTGCTTTCATTCCTTTACCTCGGAATACTTCTTAGCGGTTTCCAAAACCTCTTTTATTATATCTGATGATGTCGGCCATTCCGTGCATGGAATTGTGTTTTCGTCCGCATATTTTTGTGCCGAAAAAAGAATGTCGCTCGTGACCTCAATCGTTGGGAAAGTATGGCAACTTGCTGCATCTAATTCAGCTTTTGCATAAGCAAGGCTATTCAGGACTGCTAATGCATCATCCCGATACCCGCCCCCTGCTGTGGAATTCGCCGCGAGTAGCATCCCCAAAGCCACTGTCGCCTTAGTAGCTTCCTCCCCGGTTATGTCGCTTAGCAATGCCACAACTTCTTTGAAGTCATTGCATTTCGAGGCGTACCCAAAGAATGACTTCCCTTCTATCTCGCTCATATAGCACATGCTCCGAGGACGTTCAACTTGTTGTTCAGTGGACGGAATTCCGGCCAACACCCCCGTCTGCTTGCGCATCGCCGAATCCCGTCCTCCAGATAATGCGCACCCCACCGGTCAACCAACATACATCCCCCGCGACGCCTTGGTCCACCTGGTCTCGATGTGCTGCACGATGATCATCGCGCCGTCAGAAACTCGCCTCCACCCCGATGGACGGCAGGAAGGGGAACATGCTGATGCCGGAGCGCGTGGGCGGGCTCTTGTCGTAGTTGTAGAAGTAGAACAGCACGTTGCGCTTGTTGTAGGCGTTCAGCACCTGCACGTACGGCGTGAAGGTGCCCCAGCGGCGTGTGTAGGGGCGGCGCACGGTGACGTCCAGGCGGTGGTACGCCGGGTAGCGGTCGCGGTTGCGGTCGGCCAGCACCACGTAGTAGTTCGGATCCTCGTCGTCCCCGGTCCGCGGGTAGGGAAAGCGGTATCCCCCCTCCGCGATGTCGGTCTCGAACGACAGCACCTGCGCCACGGGCCGCGTGAACGGCGTTCCCGATCCGTAGTTCCAGCGCAGCCCGGCATCGATTCCGCGCGGCAGTTCGTACTGCATCACCACGTCGACGTCTACGCGCCGGTCGAAGATGGGCGCGAAGGTCACCGTCTGCGGCACGCCTTCGATGCCGATCGCGGCGGGGTCGGGAAAGGTGCGCGATGCCTTCAGCAGGCTCACGGTCGTCCAGCCCGTCAGGCGCCCCGTGCTGCGGCGCACCAGCAGGTCCAGGCCGTAGCTGTTTCCATCGCCCAGCAGCAGGTCGTCGCCGGGATTGTTGGGGTCGTCGGCCGGGTTGAAGTCCGTCACCCCCCCGTAGTTCCGGTAGTAGCCCTCCACCGAGGCGTACCACTGCTCGCCCCAGAACTTCTC
This window harbors:
- a CDS encoding ABC transporter ATP-binding protein; translation: MSDDALEPDARAYDARLLRRMVAYLRPYKGRVALALLLLFAGAALELAGPYLTKVALDRAIPERDAALLTRLVAFYVSALVLAFATEYVHTLLTTWLGQRVMFDLRTEVFSHLQRLSLRYFDRNPVGRLMTRVTNDVEQLNEAFSSGLVTVFGDVFTVLFILGLMLQLNWRLALVSFTVLPLVAVTTFTFRSLIRTAYRDIRVRLARINAFTQEHVSGLRVVQLFGRERPVMENFKQVNADHLEAHLRSITYYALFFPVIEVLTAVALALILWYGGGETIQGAMTVGVVAAFLQYTRRFFRPIQDLSEKYNILQGAMAASERIFELLDTEPEVRDAAEPLRLPEPGRGEIEFRDVWFRYDDDGEWVLRGVSFVARPGERVAIVGATGAGKSTIISLLMRFYEPSRGEVRFDGVPIHRVPVAELRGRISLVLQDVFLFSEDVASNIRLGDGGISDEAVRQAAVRVGADRFVQRLPGGYAQPLGERGLSLSVGERQLVSFARALAFEPLVLVLDEATSSVDSELEAQIDEALAELMRGRTSLVIAHRLSTVQSADQILVLHHGELRERGTHGELLRRGGLYARLHELQFVRSQGG
- a CDS encoding AbrB/MazE/SpoVT family DNA-binding domain-containing protein, with amino-acid sequence MVREIILRQAGGSVTATLPKDMADRLHVGAGDKVYAIETERGVLLTPYDPDDAMQAFEEVRRQYRNTLRKLAE